In Mercenaria mercenaria strain notata unplaced genomic scaffold, MADL_Memer_1 contig_4911, whole genome shotgun sequence, one DNA window encodes the following:
- the LOC128554296 gene encoding uncharacterized protein LOC128554296, with product MDVEEITAEEKNHGKMRAACVLLMYLPRRTVDWFRCFLRVLIDCDLEDIAEMLDPDMFKDIKQVQTNVRSREITSIKSSNEFRSAKPKVASKPKFRWPPSNLNNSTSKTEDNLSLNAESNKNAETKISEKVEDDLVKADKKKVIYSRNIKTKNPIVEEA from the exons AGAGGAAATAACAGCGGAAGAGAAAAATCATGGGAAGATGAGAGCTGCTTGTGTTTTATTGATGTACTTACCACGTCGCACTGTGGACTGGTTCAGATGTTTCTTGCGGGTCTTGATTGATTGCGACCTTGAGGATATTGCTGAAATGCTCGATCCAGATATGTTCAAAG ATATTAAACAAGTACAGACAAATGTTCGAAGCCGTGAAATAACTTCGATTAAAAGTTCAAATGAATTCAGAAGTGCAAAACCAAAAGTAGCTTCAAAGCCAAAGTTTAGATGGCCGCCAAGTAACCTGAATAACAGTACCAGTAAAACGGAGGACAATTTAAGTTTAAATGCAGAATCAAATAAAAACGCTGAAACGAAAATTTCTGAAAAAGTAGAGGACGACTTGGTGAAAGCTGATAAGAAAAAAGTGATTTATTCTCGAAATATCAAGACAAAGAATCCAATCGTCGAAGAAGCATAA